A window of the Thalassospira indica genome harbors these coding sequences:
- the rpoZ gene encoding DNA-directed RNA polymerase subunit omega, producing MARVTVEDCVDKIPNRFELVMLAAQRARNISAGAELTIDRDNDKNPVVALREIAEVTVDFDDLRNGMVQGLQRHVEADEPEETEDDFGPKLVAEAVEEASAGVVAPSEEE from the coding sequence ATGGCGCGCGTTACCGTCGAAGATTGCGTTGACAAGATTCCGAACCGCTTTGAGCTTGTAATGCTTGCAGCTCAGCGTGCACGCAACATCTCGGCCGGTGCAGAACTGACCATTGATCGTGACAACGACAAGAACCCGGTTGTTGCGCTGCGTGAAATCGCCGAAGTAACGGTTGATTTTGACGATCTGCGCAATGGCATGGTGCAGGGTCTGCAGCGGCATGTTGAAGCCGATGAGCCGGAAGAAACCGAAGACGATTTCGGTCCGAAACTGGTTGCTGAAGCTGTTGAAGAAGCTTCCGCTGGCGTTGTTGCTCCGTCGGAAGAAGAATAA
- the folK gene encoding 2-amino-4-hydroxy-6-hydroxymethyldihydropteridine diphosphokinase has protein sequence MRNSSPSDTSMIADDAILIAFGANLPTEEYGAPAQTLKAALRRLAENGDISIDQVSSFYETAPVPISDQPWYVNGVARISTGLSAHDLLLRLHDVEAEFGRVRRERNAARVIDLDLIAYGRELVREEGGIQVPHPRMAERAFVLLPLRDVVADWVHPVLNRTVDDLISDLPADQQIRKQTNG, from the coding sequence GTGCGCAATTCTTCACCGTCAGACACCAGCATGATCGCGGATGACGCTATCCTGATTGCTTTCGGTGCAAATTTGCCTACCGAAGAATATGGTGCGCCTGCACAAACATTGAAAGCCGCACTGCGTCGATTGGCCGAAAATGGCGACATTTCGATCGATCAGGTGTCATCGTTTTATGAAACCGCACCGGTGCCGATTTCCGATCAGCCCTGGTATGTAAACGGTGTTGCACGCATTTCGACGGGCTTGTCAGCGCATGATCTGCTTTTGCGGTTGCATGACGTTGAGGCCGAATTCGGGCGTGTCCGGCGGGAACGCAATGCCGCGCGTGTCATTGACCTTGATCTGATTGCCTATGGCCGGGAACTGGTGCGTGAAGAGGGCGGCATTCAGGTTCCGCACCCGCGCATGGCGGAGCGTGCGTTTGTCTTGCTGCCCTTGCGTGACGTGGTTGCCGACTGGGTTCACCCGGTTTTGAACCGCACCGTTGACGATCTGATTTCGGATCTGCCGGCCGATCAGCAGATTCGCAAACAAACGAATGGCTGA
- a CDS encoding NYN domain-containing protein: protein MIFYPQERIGLFIDGSNLYAAARALGFDIDYKRLLDLFAQKGQLIRAFYYTALIEDQEYSPIRPLVDWLDYNGYTMVTKPTKEFTDAAGRRKIKGNMDIELAIDVMEMAQHLDHVVIFSGDGDFRRLVDAVQRKGVRVTVVSTVKSNPPMVADELRRQADNFIELTALEGTIARKVQQRRDDDHPDIDDHPEHPDLEEFDYD from the coding sequence ATGATTTTTTACCCGCAAGAACGCATCGGGTTATTTATCGACGGCTCCAATCTTTATGCCGCTGCCCGTGCCCTTGGTTTTGACATTGATTACAAACGTCTTTTGGATCTTTTTGCCCAGAAAGGTCAGCTGATCCGGGCCTTCTACTACACCGCCCTGATTGAAGATCAGGAATATTCCCCGATCCGCCCGCTTGTCGATTGGCTGGACTATAACGGCTACACCATGGTCACCAAACCGACCAAGGAATTTACCGATGCCGCCGGTCGCCGCAAGATCAAGGGCAACATGGATATCGAGTTGGCAATTGACGTCATGGAAATGGCGCAACACCTTGATCATGTTGTAATTTTCTCGGGCGACGGTGATTTCCGCCGTCTGGTTGACGCCGTGCAGCGCAAAGGTGTGCGCGTCACTGTTGTTTCGACCGTCAAATCAAACCCGCCGATGGTTGCCGACGAATTGCGACGTCAGGCCGATAACTTTATCGAACTGACCGCCCTTGAAGGCACGATTGCGCGCAAGGTTCAGCAGCGCCGCGACGACGATCATCCCGATATCGACGATCATCCTGAACATCCCGATCTCGAAGAATTCGATTACGATTGA
- a CDS encoding uracil-DNA glycosylase: MTAYQQPDIDCQLCPRLVEFRRKNQEKFPEFYNGPVRPFGPLDARLLIVGLAPGLKGANATGRPFTGDYAGDLLYETLKKFGFARGTYDKRPDDGLELLDCRITNAVKCVPPENKPTGPEANTCRPFLISEFDAMKNLSAILCLGQVAHQAMLRTFGLKLSSLKFGHGASHKMENGITLFDSYHCSRYNTQTYRLTPEMFENVFAGIRAHLDG, encoded by the coding sequence ATGACCGCCTATCAGCAACCCGATATCGATTGTCAGCTTTGCCCGCGCCTTGTGGAATTCCGCCGCAAGAATCAGGAAAAATTTCCCGAATTCTACAACGGGCCGGTGCGTCCGTTCGGGCCGCTTGATGCGCGCCTTCTGATCGTCGGCCTTGCCCCCGGGCTTAAGGGGGCTAATGCCACTGGCCGCCCCTTCACCGGCGACTATGCTGGTGATCTGTTGTATGAAACGCTTAAAAAGTTCGGCTTTGCTAGGGGAACCTATGACAAACGCCCGGATGACGGCCTTGAACTGCTTGATTGCCGCATCACCAACGCGGTCAAATGCGTGCCCCCGGAAAACAAGCCCACCGGGCCAGAGGCCAATACATGCCGCCCGTTCCTGATCAGCGAATTTGACGCCATGAAGAACCTGTCGGCCATTCTTTGCCTTGGGCAGGTGGCCCATCAGGCGATGCTGCGCACCTTCGGGCTTAAGCTTTCATCGCTGAAATTTGGCCATGGCGCATCGCATAAAATGGAAAATGGCATCACATTGTTTGATAGCTATCACTGTTCGCGCTACAACACCCAGACCTATCGCCTGACGCCAGAGATGTTTGAAAACGTCTTTGCCGGAATTCGCGCACATCTGGACGGTTAA
- the recQ gene encoding DNA helicase RecQ produces the protein MPDLLDRPVQRQPIDVLQEVFGYDSFRGQQAEIIDHVIAGNDALVLMPTGGGKSLCYQVPALCRPGTAVVVSPLIALMKDQVDALNQLGVKAAFINSTLAPDAAREIETRAVDGDIDLLYVAPERFASDRFLNLLDRISISLFAIDEAHCVSQWGHDFRPEYRRLDLLPTRFAHVPRIALTATADTPTRKDIAENLHLTDAQCFITGFDRPNITYRIETKGNAKQRLLSFLNREHAKDAGIVYCLSRRKTEDVAQWLSENGRPALPYHAGLAQETRQLHQDRFLREDGLIICATVAFGMGIDKPNVRFVAHLNLPKSMEAYYQETGRAGRDGLPANAWMNYDLSDIVSIRSMVAGSDAPEAQKRIESRKLDALVGLAETTRCRRQVILSYFGEDRHEPCGNCDTCLEPVDTWDATQASRKALSAVYRTGQRFGPAHVIEVLMGRKTEKIRQNGHDKLSVYAIGKDIAQPQWRSVFRQLLAMGYLEVDVEGHGGVYLTEESRPVLRGEKVVEMRKDPGESKRAMTKRLRDFDTEFENEEDRDLWERLRTLRRELATSQNVPPYVIFSDRTLWEMVRFKPRTLEDMASINGVGVKKLDQYGLAFLDVMDGRR, from the coding sequence ATGCCCGACCTTCTCGACCGACCTGTACAACGTCAGCCGATTGACGTTCTGCAAGAGGTGTTCGGCTATGACAGCTTTCGCGGCCAACAGGCTGAAATCATTGATCATGTTATCGCTGGAAATGATGCACTGGTCCTGATGCCAACCGGTGGCGGCAAGTCGCTTTGCTATCAGGTGCCAGCCCTCTGCCGTCCGGGAACGGCTGTTGTCGTATCCCCGCTGATCGCGTTGATGAAGGATCAGGTCGATGCGCTTAATCAGCTGGGCGTCAAGGCCGCCTTTATTAATTCGACCCTTGCCCCCGATGCCGCGCGCGAAATTGAAACGCGTGCCGTCGATGGTGATATCGATCTTCTCTATGTGGCGCCGGAACGTTTTGCCTCTGACCGGTTCTTGAACCTGCTCGACCGGATCAGCATTTCACTGTTTGCGATTGATGAAGCCCACTGTGTGTCGCAATGGGGCCATGATTTCCGCCCGGAATATCGCCGGCTTGATTTACTGCCAACCCGCTTTGCCCATGTGCCGCGCATTGCCCTGACCGCAACGGCCGATACGCCCACCCGCAAAGACATTGCCGAAAACCTGCATCTGACCGATGCACAGTGCTTTATCACCGGTTTTGATCGCCCGAACATCACCTATCGCATTGAAACCAAGGGCAATGCCAAGCAACGCCTGCTGTCGTTCCTTAATCGCGAACATGCGAAGGATGCCGGGATTGTCTATTGCCTGTCACGACGTAAAACCGAAGACGTCGCGCAATGGCTTTCGGAAAATGGTCGGCCTGCCCTGCCGTATCATGCGGGTCTGGCACAGGAAACACGCCAATTGCATCAGGATCGCTTCCTGCGTGAAGACGGGCTGATCATCTGTGCCACTGTGGCCTTTGGCATGGGGATCGACAAACCCAATGTCCGCTTTGTCGCCCATCTCAATCTGCCCAAAAGCATGGAAGCCTATTATCAGGAAACCGGGCGTGCCGGGCGTGATGGACTGCCGGCCAATGCGTGGATGAATTACGATCTGTCCGATATTGTTTCGATCCGAAGCATGGTGGCCGGTTCCGACGCACCCGAAGCCCAAAAACGCATTGAATCGCGTAAACTCGATGCGCTGGTTGGTCTTGCGGAAACCACCCGTTGCCGCCGTCAGGTGATCCTGTCCTATTTTGGCGAAGATCGCCACGAGCCTTGCGGCAACTGCGACACCTGCCTTGAACCGGTTGATACCTGGGACGCCACCCAGGCCTCACGCAAGGCGCTGTCGGCGGTGTATCGCACCGGCCAACGCTTTGGCCCGGCACATGTGATAGAAGTCCTGATGGGCCGCAAGACCGAAAAAATCCGTCAAAACGGCCATGACAAGCTTTCGGTTTATGCCATTGGCAAGGATATTGCCCAGCCGCAATGGCGCTCGGTCTTCCGACAGCTCCTTGCCATGGGATATCTTGAAGTCGATGTCGAAGGACATGGTGGCGTATATCTGACCGAGGAGTCCCGACCGGTGCTGCGCGGCGAAAAAGTCGTCGAAATGCGCAAGGACCCCGGCGAAAGCAAACGCGCCATGACAAAGCGTCTGCGCGATTTTGATACCGAATTCGAGAACGAGGAAGACCGCGATCTTTGGGAACGTTTGCGCACGCTACGCCGCGAACTGGCCACCAGCCAAAACGTGCCGCCCTATGTAATCTTCAGTGACCGGACACTTTGGGAAATGGTGCGTTTCAAGCCCCGCACCCTTGAAGATATGGCATCCATCAACGGTGTCGGCGTCAAAAAGCTTGATCAGTACGGATTGGCATTTCTTGATGTCATGGACGGACGGCGGTAA
- a CDS encoding glutathione peroxidase, with product MASDDAPSAYDFSFPAIDAGEIRLSEYNDKVVLLVNTASMCGFTPQYTGLQKLWEDYRDEGLVVLGVPSADFGGQEYSEDADILDFCEVNFDVDFPLTSKTTVKGPDAHPFYKWAEQELGAENAPQWNFHKYLIGRDGKLIQSFDSRTKPEDEEIVSAIRASL from the coding sequence ATGGCATCGGATGATGCGCCATCTGCATACGACTTTTCTTTCCCGGCGATTGATGCCGGTGAAATCCGTCTTTCAGAGTATAACGACAAAGTCGTTTTGCTGGTAAATACCGCCTCGATGTGCGGGTTTACGCCGCAATATACCGGCCTGCAGAAACTGTGGGAAGATTACCGTGACGAGGGGCTTGTTGTCCTTGGCGTCCCGTCGGCCGATTTTGGCGGACAGGAATATAGCGAGGATGCCGATATCCTTGATTTCTGTGAGGTTAATTTTGATGTCGACTTCCCGCTGACATCAAAAACCACGGTCAAAGGCCCGGATGCGCACCCGTTCTATAAGTGGGCGGAGCAGGAATTGGGCGCTGAAAACGCCCCGCAATGGAATTTCCACAAATATCTGATTGGCCGCGATGGCAAGCTTATTCAAAGCTTTGACAGCCGGACCAAGCCGGAAGACGAGGAAATTGTCAGCGCCATTCGCGCAAGCCTTTAG
- a CDS encoding sulfite oxidase-like oxidoreductase: protein MTESFSGKIKDKLIAAKRKWAEDGRLMTGAPDTERANRLPPGQRLVTDWPVLDLGITPHVLADDYQLEINGQVRKPMTLSFSDLLDLPHVTAKNDIHCVTSWSRYENHWQGVLSKTLAELVDPLPDARHVLFTAHDGYTTNVRIEQFLDDDVLLAHHWEGEPLSEEHGGPLRVVIPKLYFWKSAKWVKKITFARDDKPGFWEERGYHNNADPWTEERYE from the coding sequence GTGACCGAGAGCTTTTCAGGCAAGATCAAAGACAAACTGATCGCGGCCAAGCGCAAGTGGGCCGAAGACGGGCGCTTGATGACCGGCGCACCGGATACTGAGCGTGCGAACCGTTTGCCGCCGGGCCAGCGCCTTGTCACGGATTGGCCGGTTCTGGATCTTGGCATCACGCCGCATGTGTTAGCGGATGACTATCAGCTTGAAATTAACGGGCAGGTCAGAAAGCCGATGACACTGAGCTTTTCCGATCTGCTTGATTTGCCACATGTCACAGCCAAAAACGACATTCACTGTGTGACCAGTTGGTCACGATACGAAAATCACTGGCAGGGCGTGTTGTCAAAGACATTGGCAGAGCTTGTCGATCCATTACCCGATGCGCGTCACGTCCTGTTTACCGCCCATGACGGCTATACGACCAATGTCCGGATCGAACAGTTTCTGGATGATGATGTGCTGTTGGCCCATCATTGGGAGGGCGAGCCGCTGAGTGAAGAGCATGGCGGGCCGTTGCGTGTTGTGATCCCGAAGCTTTATTTCTGGAAAAGTGCCAAATGGGTGAAAAAGATCACCTTTGCCCGCGACGACAAGCCGGGCTTCTGGGAAGAACGCGGATATCACAACAATGCCGACCCATGGACGGAGGAGCGCTATGAATAG
- the smpB gene encoding SsrA-binding protein SmpB, producing the protein MAPKKETSNNKIVAQNRRARFDFFLTETFEAGIALRGTEVKSLRDGKGNIQESYAEAKNGEVWLINAYIPEYQSKMPFGHEERRPRKLLLHKREITKMHDALNKKGFTLVPVKLYFNERGIAKLELAIAEGKKKADKREAVKERDWQRDKARLMRDFG; encoded by the coding sequence ATGGCACCCAAGAAAGAAACAAGTAACAACAAGATTGTCGCGCAGAACCGGCGGGCCCGCTTTGACTTTTTCCTGACGGAAACGTTTGAAGCCGGCATCGCCCTGCGCGGTACCGAAGTTAAATCGCTGCGCGATGGCAAAGGGAATATTCAGGAATCCTATGCCGAAGCGAAGAACGGCGAAGTGTGGCTGATCAACGCTTATATCCCTGAATATCAAAGCAAAATGCCGTTTGGCCACGAAGAGCGCCGACCGCGCAAGCTGCTTTTGCATAAGCGTGAAATCACCAAGATGCATGATGCCCTGAACAAGAAGGGTTTCACCCTTGTTCCGGTCAAACTGTATTTCAATGAGCGCGGTATTGCGAAACTTGAACTCGCCATCGCCGAGGGCAAGAAAAAGGCCGACAAGCGTGAGGCGGTCAAAGAGCGTGACTGGCAGCGCGACAAGGCGCGTTTGATGCGCGACTTTGGCTGA
- the dapA gene encoding 4-hydroxy-tetrahydrodipicolinate synthase: MFKGSITALITPFTQDGAIDEKAFQSFVDWQLKQGTTGVVPVGTTGESPTLSHAEHHRVVELALEVAKGRGPVIAGTGSNSTAEAVSLTRHAQNAGADAALVVTPYYNKPTQKGLYAHYKAIHDATDIPIVIYNIPGRSIVDMHVDTMAQLAKLPRIVGVKDATSDLERPALTRLAAGADFCQLSGEDGTIVPFLAQGGHGCISVTSNIAPKLCADLHTAWAAGNISKVQELNYRLMPVHKAMFCESSPGPVKYAAELLGLCGSHMRLPMVEIAEESKRKVEAALKNAGILGQ; encoded by the coding sequence ATGTTTAAGGGTTCAATCACAGCTTTGATCACACCATTCACGCAAGATGGTGCGATTGATGAAAAGGCGTTCCAGTCTTTTGTGGATTGGCAGCTTAAACAGGGCACGACAGGTGTTGTGCCTGTCGGAACCACCGGTGAATCTCCGACCCTTAGCCATGCCGAGCATCATCGCGTTGTCGAACTGGCACTTGAAGTTGCAAAAGGCCGCGGTCCTGTGATTGCGGGAACGGGTTCGAATTCGACCGCAGAAGCGGTGTCGCTGACCCGTCATGCGCAGAATGCCGGTGCGGATGCCGCACTTGTGGTAACGCCGTATTACAACAAGCCGACCCAGAAAGGCCTGTATGCGCATTACAAGGCAATTCATGACGCGACCGATATCCCGATTGTGATTTACAACATTCCGGGCCGTTCGATCGTTGATATGCATGTTGATACCATGGCGCAGCTGGCCAAATTGCCGCGCATTGTTGGTGTTAAGGATGCGACCAGCGATCTGGAACGTCCGGCATTGACCCGCCTGGCTGCGGGTGCCGATTTCTGCCAGCTGTCGGGTGAAGACGGTACGATTGTACCGTTCCTGGCACAGGGTGGTCATGGCTGCATTTCCGTGACTTCGAACATCGCGCCGAAATTGTGTGCCGATCTGCATACGGCCTGGGCTGCGGGGAACATTTCGAAAGTTCAGGAGTTGAACTATCGACTGATGCCGGTTCACAAGGCGATGTTCTGTGAATCCAGCCCCGGACCGGTGAAATACGCAGCAGAGCTTCTTGGCCTGTGTGGCAGCCATATGCGTTTGCCGATGGTCGAGATTGCCGAAGAATCCAAACGCAAGGTCGAAGCCGCACTTAAGAATGCTGGTATTCTCGGCCAGTAA
- a CDS encoding lytic transglycosylase domain-containing protein → MAQASFRKISICALALGFSILIPGSYQVQAATNEDNVLQTQPPSPLYSAVSRARLNAFLDAVEDGKTDIFEQLLTNFDDPLLQKAAEWMLLTAPNSGHSFEEITAFIDAHPKWPNQALLRQRAEEAMTDAVPDDEILAWFKRSAPVTADGATRQIKALLGAGQESAAIALVRHSWINENFGSGQERRFLDRYGQYIDQETHQQRLDRLLWEGRLTTAARMMKYVSDDYRRLAEARAALRAMSGGVDGAINRVPEKYRDDPGLIYERVRWRRKKDRDQDARDLLLSQANDLAYISIRPQYWWLEKAILARRALQKGHITDAYRLVANHGQVDPGDIAEAEWYAGWIALEFLGDADIALTHFQNLYDVVQYPISLSRGSYWAGRANEALGDQKRAKEWYAIAAEHAHTFYGQLAIDKLGSKPSYSVEQPVPTAEQRAEFEAQELTQVVRKLGAMGLGNIIRPFIMALVYEHDEPEYLAMATDLAREYGRTDLGILAAKRSIRTGSGYLDAAYPIHEQVPLGRAPDPALVHAIMRQESLFNPQAISSAGARGLMQLMPATAQRMAKSLKLDYDTDRLTEDPSFNIAVGRAYLSRLLDRWDGQEVLTIASYNAGPTRVRQWINEYGDPRDPDVDLVDWIEMIPYSETRNYVQRVMEGTYVYRRRFARDEIAMGQSDAAQDTE, encoded by the coding sequence ATGGCGCAAGCGTCTTTCCGCAAGATTTCGATCTGCGCATTGGCACTGGGCTTTTCGATCTTGATACCAGGCAGTTATCAGGTGCAGGCCGCAACGAATGAAGACAACGTTCTTCAGACGCAGCCGCCCTCGCCGCTGTATTCTGCTGTCAGCCGGGCGCGCCTGAACGCCTTTCTGGACGCGGTTGAAGATGGCAAGACCGACATTTTCGAACAACTCCTGACCAATTTTGACGATCCCCTGCTGCAAAAGGCAGCGGAATGGATGCTGCTGACCGCCCCCAATTCCGGGCACAGCTTCGAAGAAATCACCGCCTTCATCGATGCCCATCCGAAATGGCCCAATCAGGCGCTGCTAAGACAGCGCGCCGAAGAAGCCATGACCGATGCCGTGCCCGATGACGAAATCCTGGCTTGGTTCAAACGATCGGCCCCGGTGACCGCTGATGGCGCAACGCGCCAGATCAAGGCGTTACTGGGTGCCGGACAGGAATCGGCGGCCATCGCACTGGTCCGCCACAGCTGGATTAACGAGAATTTCGGCAGCGGCCAGGAACGCCGCTTCCTTGATCGCTATGGCCAGTACATTGATCAGGAAACCCACCAACAGCGCCTTGATCGCCTGTTATGGGAAGGCCGTCTGACGACTGCCGCGCGTATGATGAAATATGTTAGCGACGATTACCGTCGCCTGGCCGAGGCGCGCGCCGCCCTGCGCGCCATGAGTGGCGGTGTTGACGGTGCGATAAATCGCGTACCGGAAAAATACCGCGATGATCCCGGCCTGATTTATGAACGTGTGCGCTGGCGCCGCAAAAAGGACCGTGATCAGGATGCGCGTGATCTTCTGCTCTCGCAGGCCAATGATCTCGCCTATATCTCGATCCGGCCGCAATACTGGTGGCTGGAAAAGGCCATTCTGGCCCGCCGCGCCCTGCAAAAGGGCCATATCACCGATGCCTATCGGCTGGTCGCCAACCATGGGCAGGTTGATCCGGGCGATATCGCCGAGGCCGAATGGTATGCGGGTTGGATCGCGCTTGAATTTTTGGGTGATGCCGACATCGCGCTGACCCATTTCCAGAACCTTTATGATGTCGTTCAATACCCGATCAGCCTGTCGCGCGGCTCCTACTGGGCCGGGCGTGCCAACGAGGCGCTTGGCGATCAGAAACGCGCCAAGGAATGGTACGCAATCGCGGCCGAACATGCCCATACCTTCTATGGTCAGCTTGCCATCGACAAACTGGGCAGCAAGCCATCCTATTCGGTTGAACAGCCGGTCCCGACCGCCGAACAGCGTGCCGAATTCGAGGCACAGGAACTGACCCAGGTTGTTCGCAAGCTTGGCGCGATGGGCCTTGGTAATATCATCCGGCCGTTCATCATGGCACTGGTTTACGAACATGATGAACCGGAATACCTCGCCATGGCGACCGATCTGGCGCGTGAATATGGCCGCACCGATCTGGGCATTCTTGCCGCCAAACGCAGCATCCGGACTGGCAGTGGCTATCTCGATGCCGCCTATCCGATCCATGAACAGGTTCCGCTTGGCCGCGCACCCGACCCGGCACTGGTCCATGCCATCATGCGTCAGGAAAGCCTGTTTAACCCGCAGGCGATCTCGTCTGCTGGCGCACGTGGATTGATGCAGTTGATGCCCGCCACGGCACAACGCATGGCAAAGTCCCTGAAACTTGATTACGACACCGATCGTCTGACCGAGGATCCGTCCTTCAACATCGCTGTTGGCCGCGCCTATCTCAGCCGCCTTCTTGATCGTTGGGATGGTCAGGAAGTCCTGACGATTGCCAGTTACAATGCGGGGCCGACCCGTGTGCGCCAATGGATCAACGAATATGGCGATCCACGCGACCCGGATGTCGATCTGGTCGACTGGATCGAAATGATCCCCTACAGCGAAACCCGAAATTACGTTCAGCGTGTGATGGAAGGAACTTATGTCTATCGCCGACGTTTTGCCCGGGACGAGATCGCAATGGGCCAAAGCGACGCAGCACAGGATACCGAATAA
- a CDS encoding haloacid dehalogenase type II — protein MSDNALSSCRAFVFDAYGTLFDVGSAVAKLRDSVGDEADRLSSLWRQKQLEYTWLRSLMGEFADFWTVTGDALDYALDQIGKKDPVLRAKLMETYLSLDTFPEVVETLKTLKSQGHKLAILSNGAKHMLISAAKSSGILSLFDQIICVDDLKTYKPHPDVYQLAVDKLEVEPAEISFQSSNGWDIAGAGHFGFRTAWINRAHSPAERLSHTADVVLNGLDELLPLVGEPQKA, from the coding sequence ATGTCCGATAACGCACTGTCTTCCTGCCGTGCTTTTGTTTTCGATGCCTATGGCACCCTGTTTGATGTCGGCTCTGCCGTTGCCAAATTGCGCGACAGCGTCGGCGACGAGGCAGACCGCCTTTCATCACTCTGGCGACAAAAGCAACTTGAATACACCTGGTTGCGCAGTCTGATGGGCGAGTTTGCCGATTTCTGGACGGTGACCGGTGATGCGCTGGATTACGCTCTTGATCAGATTGGCAAAAAGGATCCGGTGCTGCGCGCCAAGCTGATGGAAACCTATCTGTCGCTTGATACCTTCCCGGAAGTGGTCGAAACGCTGAAAACCCTGAAAAGTCAGGGCCACAAGCTCGCGATCCTGTCGAATGGTGCCAAGCATATGCTGATCTCGGCGGCCAAATCGTCGGGCATTCTGTCACTGTTTGATCAGATCATCTGTGTCGATGATCTCAAAACCTACAAACCGCATCCGGATGTCTATCAGCTTGCCGTCGACAAGCTGGAAGTCGAACCGGCCGAAATTTCGTTCCAGTCGTCAAATGGCTGGGATATTGCCGGGGCCGGGCATTTCGGGTTCCGCACCGCCTGGATCAATCGCGCGCACAGCCCGGCCGAACGCCTGTCGCATACCGCCGATGTGGTGCTGAACGGCCTTGATGAGTTGCTGCCGCTGGTTGGCGAACCGCAAAAGGCATAA
- a CDS encoding bactofilin family protein, which produces MFSKASKTTQTTNKSGSHGTEKKGGLSVINADLRVTGDLISESDVQVDGSVNGDIRTRTLTIGQSGEVRGEIVADKIRICGTVIGQVRAKDVSLSDTARMIGDILHESLSIEPGAHIEGHCRRIESAADEGGLTVIQAGQVVAANVKKENK; this is translated from the coding sequence ATGTTTTCAAAAGCGAGCAAGACGACACAAACAACGAATAAAAGTGGTTCACACGGTACTGAGAAAAAGGGTGGCCTGTCGGTCATCAATGCCGATCTTCGTGTGACGGGTGATCTGATTTCGGAATCCGATGTTCAGGTTGATGGTTCGGTCAATGGCGATATTCGCACACGAACCCTGACCATCGGTCAAAGCGGCGAAGTCCGCGGCGAAATCGTTGCCGACAAAATCCGCATTTGCGGCACTGTTATCGGTCAGGTCCGGGCAAAGGACGTTTCCCTTTCCGATACCGCCCGCATGATCGGTGACATTCTTCATGAAAGCCTTTCCATCGAGCCGGGTGCCCATATCGAGGGCCATTGCCGCCGCATCGAAAGTGCTGCCGACGAAGGCGGCCTGACGGTGATCCAGGCGGGGCAGGTGGTTGCTGCCAACGTGAAGAAAGAAAACAAATAA